The genome window GAATGAAAAATCGCACAGATTGCTAAAAGATAATTTGTTTTATATGACCAGGCAAAAGTTATCTTAGGATAATGGAGCGAAAAAATCCGCTGGGCTTCCCGGAATTTGGTGCGAATGTGAGATTCAGAAAAAACAAAAAGAGGCGAACCATATTCTTTAACCAGTTCTTTTACCAAAAAGCCTTCGATTTGCTCTTGGTATTTAGGCACTGCCGCCACAAACTTACCACCTAGCCCAGCCGTCTTTCGCTCAATAAACGGTGCTTCGTATTTCTTTTTAGGCATAAATTACTCCTACTTATGTGGATAAGTTATGTAACTCACCTTTAGCCATTAGTTCACCAATTTTATAAATATCAACTATTAAGTCTTCAGCATGTCTGATAAAGGCTGTACCGACTTTATAACTAGTATACGGCGAGACCTTCTCGCCTAAGGCTAATCGCACTAAAATTTCAGCAAAGTTCTGACCGGCACCGGATGATACACCAATCCAGGCTGGAAGACGGGGGTTGATTTCTAAAAGATAAAATTTCTCCTTAGATGTCTTTCTAATTTCTAACTCTAATGGACCACGCCACTTTAAGGCCTTCATAATCTTAGCTAAAAAACGATTCAATTTTAAATCTTTTATTACCACACCGGCAAAACCTTTACCCTTTTCGGTGATTACTATTTTCTTTATTGGAATCATCGCTAAGGTTTTACCAGTGCCGTCGCCAATTGCGCAGACATTATACTCCTCACCTGCTAGATATTCTTGAATTAATACGGGTGTCCCCCATTTCCAACTTACCAAATTAAAATATTTTATTAGTTCGTCAAAATTATTAGCAATATAAGCCTCGTAAAATCGCCCTTTAACAACTACGGGAAATTTTAGTTCTTTTTCGATTTTACTTAATGCGACAATGTTATGAGCTTGGTAGGTTTTTGGAACCGGAATTTTAAAACGTCGCCCAAAATCATTTAGTTGAGTTTTATCCCGCATCAAAAATTGTTCTTTACTCGGTAAATACATTTTAATACCAAAATCTCGAAGCACATCGGCAATTGTAATATATAGCAAAAGTTCCGTATCTAGAGTGGGCATCAAGACATCAATTTTTGTGGTCTGTAAAATCTGCTTAATTCTTGTAAGCAAGACCTCAACGCCACTCGATGGAAATGGCATCAGATAAACTTCGTCAACTAAATCCCCCCGATAAATACCGGATTCATAGGCATCATAAACTAGCCCAATAATCTTACCAGAAAAACCGGCCCGACGTAATAATCGGGCAAATGGCACACCAGGCTGCGGATTCTCACCAGCATTAAGTCCAGAAACCGCAATGACTAAATCTTTGGTCTTTAGAGAAAAAGGCATTAGATTAAACCATATTGTTTGAGGCGTAATAAAAATGCCTCATAATCGCGCATAAGCTCTTCTAACGAAACGTCATAGTTTTCAAGA of candidate division WOR-3 bacterium contains these proteins:
- a CDS encoding ATP-grasp domain-containing protein translates to MPFSLKTKDLVIAVSGLNAGENPQPGVPFARLLRRAGFSGKIIGLVYDAYESGIYRGDLVDEVYLMPFPSSGVEVLLTRIKQILQTTKIDVLMPTLDTELLLYITIADVLRDFGIKMYLPSKEQFLMRDKTQLNDFGRRFKIPVPKTYQAHNIVALSKIEKELKFPVVVKGRFYEAYIANNFDELIKYFNLVSWKWGTPVLIQEYLAGEEYNVCAIGDGTGKTLAMIPIKKIVITEKGKGFAGVVIKDLKLNRFLAKIMKALKWRGPLELEIRKTSKEKFYLLEINPRLPAWIGVSSGAGQNFAEILVRLALGEKVSPYTSYKVGTAFIRHAEDLIVDIYKIGELMAKGELHNLST